The segment TCTCGAAACACAAACAACTATTCTTTTAAGCTAGTTAAATCCCATTTATTTCAAGAATGTTCAATAATGACATATTAGCTTCTTCACCTTCTTCATTGCATATGCATTCTCGCTTTTACTTTTTCCCTGCACTGAGCTTTTCCTATTATTATGGAACTTTCATATGTTTCTATACTCTTGTTTTGTCCGGCAGAGCGATAACATGACAAATAAGTGGCATGTATACATGACCAAGGATGGAAGGATATCATTGGCTGGATTGTCTTTGGCCAAATGTGAATACCTTGCGGATGCCATTATCGATTCATTTCACAATGTCAGTTAAAATCGTTGGATCATGAGATACTTATAAGAAGCAAGCCATTGATACTTCTGGTTAGTTTCATATACAATcattatttacctttttttaagTATGAGAGCTTGTAATAATTCAAGTGCCTGGTAAAAAAGTCTGCAACCCGAGTTCTGATTGATATGTGAAGCAATAATTTGTTAGtgttcttatttttctcttgaaaGAGGAATTTAACAACTCTTTCCAGATCCTCATAGCAATATCTAGAAATGGTGGGTGTTGATgagtattatcatgtgattgtgtAATATAAttgtctattttatttttaatttataatcagcTAATCTCATAATAACACATCGGTTTGTTTGTACTCATTACTATTGTAAATCCGGCTTTCATCACAAATTTACAAATGAAAGTGATTTGTGTTTTTATACCATTACATTATGCATGTTTGTTTCCAAAGATTTCTTTAGCATTCTGGTCGATTGCGTGTCGGCCAATACAATTCTGaacacaaactcaaattttggATACGTTTGACATTTGAGCCAACttttgtcattaattttttttcacacgCAATAGCTGTTATGGTGCGGTGCCACCAACATTCTTGCTTGCAAATTTGTGTGGTAGGAAACCGGTCTTCTGACCCAATCCAAACCTTGGTTTGATTATCAAAATCTTAACTATTTAAATAAGagtaaatttacaaataatgtattattatatgattaaataattcaaattcaaaaataaattaacatctaatcacataatattatattattatttatgtataaaattatatacataatttaattgtttaaataaatattaaaacaatttcatgttgtttattACATAAATTCGTATAGGGTTGATTGCAAAATTATTATGATGCCGTCAACATAAAAGTTTGACCAAAAACTGTACACTGACTTAAGTGTGAACGTTTGATCGAAATTGACCAGTCGGTTGAAGCGGGCAAGAGTTGTTGAACAGAAAAAAAACATCTTAAAAGAGGTCTACCTATGAAATATGGTTAGCATGGaggaacaaataaaatatttacaggGAAGACCATCTGGctcaatatttcaatttttacgAGTCTCGTATGAACAAGTGATTTTCAGAATGCTAGAGAAACCATAAATCTAAAATGTCAACGTGCAAACTATAGCCATCATGTATAAGACTAATCCGGTTCTGTGATTCAACTAATTGGGAAACCAAAATGGCGCTGCATCGTTCACAATAGTTCTTTGGTATCTTTCAGGCATTCCATCCTCAAGGTATGGTGGTGTCTGTCGGAGGCCCTGGTGGTGTAACTCTTAGAGTGCCTCCGAGCTCAACAGGAACAAGTGGTACAAGAGAGTGCAGAACATCTGTTATCAGTGGGCGGTAGCTTGGTTCTGCTTGCACACATAGCACGGCAACGGCAGCTACCTGTAAATAAGTAATATGTTTAGAGCAAAtcagtgtttttctttttagtatTAGACGGTTCTAGTAGCTGAGCCAAATCCAGAGGCCTTGCATATGAACATTAAAATATATCCTCCGTTCCACACCAACCATTCCTAACCTAAACTTAGTCCTGCTGATTCATGTTAATTGTTCTCCCCAATAAACAACCAATTAATCAGAAGCCAGACTTGATGATGCATTTGATGGCAAACTTTCTAACCTAACCAGAATCGCTACACATATATCTTCGGCTAATTCTTCTTCAGCTCAACCATCAACTAATaagaaattctattaaaaaaatgacacaCCGAAATTAATCCAAAGGCTAGTTAGACTGGTTAGTAGAAGTCAGATTACAATTTAGATCTACTAAATGAATCCGATTGCAGATCGAAATCAAAATACCTGAAGAAGCAGTAAATGCAGTAATATGTAAGAGACAAACCTGGTACAAATGCTTCAGATCCATTGTATTTTTTATCACAGGGTCCACGATGTTTGGAAGTTTAGATCTATCTGTGAGCCGAGGCATGGCCTACATTCATAGATTAAAAAGCTCATgcatttaatttcaaaattcaatcttTTAAAACATGGTGCGTTGAGTGCAATGGATACCCATGTGACAATAGATTGGCATTGAGCTGGTGCCAGTTTCTCCACTGGCCTTTTTCCGAGAAGAAGTTCCAGAAGCACAACCCCGAAAGCGTAGACATCGCTCTTATCTGTCAATTTACCTAGAGAATAAAAAAACAGTATTTCCTATCACAAACCAAGTATAATATGAATCGCATCGCGttcataaaatgttttaatcatttttctgAATCAGGCAGTTGCTTGAGATTTTCTTCTGCATGTGGTACTCTCACTTGGAATCTCGCTGAAACAACATAATAAGTAGTCCAGATGCCTTGCAGAAGCAGTACATGTGCATATATGTCAAGATAACTTATTCTATTGGAAATTTCTATGTCTATAAAACTCAGCACCCCCCAATATCATTGAAGTCATCAACGgtccaaaaaatatatattttaataaacataGCAACTGGTCAAGTTTAAAGAGATAATCATCAAGTTGGCTTACCATCTAACAGATACTCTGGTGCTACATAACCCAATGTGCCTGAAAGCTTAAGGTTATTCTTATTTTGACCTCCATCGGCTATGGCAAGACCGAAATCGGAAAGCTGAAACCAGGGcaacgagagagagagagagagaaatgtatTAGTGGATTCAATGTTAGGAAGGAGTATATAGATAGAATCTCGAGAGtgttataaagaaaaaaacatggaacctcattaatttttgttgtagTACATTACCTTAGCATTAAAGTTGGAATCCAAGAGTATATTAGACGATTTCAGATCTCTATGGATGACTGGCGGATTGCAGTGCTCATGGAGATATTCTAACCCTCTGGTCAACAGTTtcgaatataaaaataacactCAGCAGCCAGTCAAAATAAAGAACTATCTTATGCAAGAACAAGCTCACCTTGCTGTATCAAGGGCAACCTTCATCCGCATATGCCAAGTTAATGCTGATCCTTGAGAGGGACCTGAATAATGAAAtcgaaaggaaaaaaaattgtcaattcaTTTTCTGATTCATATTACTCCATTTTGTAATTTCTTACCGTGCAATTGAGTTTCAAGAGATCCATTATGCATCAATTCGTAAACGATGAACTTTGTCTCGTCACTTAAGCTGTAACCCAGAAGTGAAATTATATTTGGATGCTGAATATTGCTTAGTATATCCACCTCATTCTGCAAATGAAGAAGAGCAACTCAAAGTCAGAAAAAGCATTGCagcaaaatatagaaaaatgataaattccCCATTAATAATGATACCTCAAATTCTTTTCCAGCATCTTGAGTAGCACAATCTAATTTCTTAACTGCCACAATCAAGTTATCATCCAATCTAGCCTTGTAAACACATCCGAATCCGCCCTCACCCAAAATATtactttcatgaaaattattggTTGCTTTCTCAATTAACTTGAAATCAATAAATGAAATAACAGCTCCCTTCTTATTAACCATTCTTACAGAATTGAATTTGCCCAAAAATGGAGATAATACAACTCCATTCTCAGCATCTCCATGTATAAACCAGCAAAACCAGAACAAAGAACAGAACCCAAATCAGCAAATCGCAAAAATATAATGGAAAATATAATCTGTACAAAAAATAAGTACCTGGGTTCTTAGCATTTTTCTTGCTGGATTTGTGTGTGCACTTCAAATGATAAAGCCAAAagcacaacaaaaataaaataattgcacCAAGTGCACTACATGGAACAACGAGCGCAACAATCATTTTGTGGTGCGAATCTACACGGCTCTGCTCGTCACTGCCCGTTTGAATTcctgaaaaaataaacatacaGAAGCAAAGCCTCAGCCAATATAGCATTTGAATGTTAGTTGGAAAGACAAAAGGGAGAATCTTTCAtcaaatcaacaacaaaaatcaaaacttttctACTGTTTCTAATCTTTGTAGCATTAAATGCACCCAAATGAGTGGctgattttgaaatttgaagttaaaataGACATAAACCTGGAGAAAAAGCAGCCATTGAAGAAGAAACGGGAGAAATGAGAGGTGAAGAAACAGGAGCTGAGAATGAGAAGGCAAGTGGGTGATCTGAAAGGAAAGAAGCATGAATCCAAAAGGGTTGTCCTAGAAGAACAAGTAAAccaagaataagaagaagaagaagattcaTAGTGTGTTGTTTTTTTACGAAacaagacgaagaagaagaagaaagagagagtgaaGAGGCATGGCTAAGTACCGagtttgaatattcaaaacaaaCAGTACAGAACAAAGAAACAGGCTACTTGAGCTGCCAATGAAATAAATGGgctttttttaaatagaaaaaaaataaccttTTGCACTTCTTTTAACCGTCTTTGTTTTTTCTCTGAGAAAAAGCTGAAAGGAGACCGAAAAGGAGACTGAAGAAAGTGAATCCCATTTTGCACCGTGGGACGGTTACGAACGGTAATAATCAAActgtagaaaaataaatttcacaCCATCATTTGAAATCTCTATCTATCCGGATTCTCAATGTTTTCCATAATATTTATTCTTGTTTCACTTGAATTATTTGAGTTGgatgaaattaattaagttcaaattaaggatatatttgtttttatataattaattaaactgaataagttgaatttgaatcaaagtttaaatttgtttttaaaaaacgaattgagtttgagtttgagtttcgACTTATCGCTCTTGAATtgattctattaaatttaaactgaatttgagttttaatatattcaatttaaatgattcaagtttaaatttaaacttatctcAGAAGTATTGAGTTTATGCTTaggattatattttttttttaatgaaataaatcgAGTTTAAATCTATTTAAATTGAGTATAAAATGGAATTATTATTAAGCTAAGTTTAAGTCTCAATTTATCGTACTCAAAACGTTAGTAAACTGACTCCTTCAAAACGATTGAATGAAAGCTTTGTTTGGATTTCACCCCAATTGATGGTGAGAAAATCATACAATTTAATTGGTTTAATTGACCGATTTTCAACATTAATTACTAAGAAAATTGAACGGTGGATACATTCattcataatcataatcataatcataGCCCAATCTAATCTCTCTAATTGCCTCActttacaattatttattattataaggAAAGTTTTAGTCATTCAACATTATTTTGCTTTTGCCCTACATGTTGAAGCTACCAAGAAAGAATAACAACCGCTTTTTCTTACAAAACGTGTAACTTTATTCaacagatttaaaaaattaataataataataataataataaaaatgagaaagcAATAGGTTGAACTATGACGTGGCAAAGGCACGGTTCCAACAAAAAATTACAGCCTTAAGCGGCATGAAAAGGTCCGCATTTAATGTGGGTCGTGTTGGAGCCAATGAAAAAATCTTgttcttcaaaattaaataaaaataaaaagttaattttgatatattgatcCATCAAAAACGATCTACAATATTATAAGTCACATCTGATCTTAGATCTTAACAATGACATGATGGGCCAACATAATTCATACTACATTAAATTAAGCCCGACCTAATTAATCTATTACCCCATTAAAATCTCTaggttaaattttgtttgttatatttataataatagtaGCTTTGGAATTCTTACAAACTCTTTTCTAAATTCCAAAActagttttaaatttactttgaattataattacaactaataataatttagatttaaataagataaataatattaaattacatttaaatcatcaaatcaaataatccaACTCTCGTATTAATGTTACATGACTTGGTTCCAAAAACATTCCTTACTATAGAGCAATACAAATGGTAGGGAAAGCTTCAActggattaaaaaatttatttattaacattattgttaatcttaattattaataataattattttttaatttggaattagattatttaatttatatatgcaagaaattttaaaaaaaataaaggattgTCACGTGTTAGGTTTGAAGACAAGGGGCCCCTGCATGGAAACAGGCCATATCAGACACgtctataaatagtattattattatactcCAAAGTTAAGAGGCCCCACATGATGAGCCAAGCCGTTAGATTCATCTAACGGTTGGAAAATAGTAGCAGTCAATCAACTTGTTCTTCATGAAggacaaatacaaattcaaatactGGATGCTTGTATTTATTTGTTACGTGCTCTGCCTTctgcttcattttattattattattattttaaataatattaaagtacAAAGCAACATGTTTCATCTAACACTTATTATgacaaaatagtaatttactcAACAAAAGCAACTTGGGCAAATTCTTTTCATTAACAAATAACCTTTACATagattttgagattaaatttgatatgtCGTTAGTAAATTTCAATTTACTAGTTAAAACCAATTTTTACCTTGACCAATGTCATATTTCACTTATTGTCGAATTGGGTTTTAAAACGCCATGCCAAGCATGCCTATATTAGTATtaagataacaaaataaatcaatatgaCTCTCTTAAATTcccatgaacaaaaaaaaaaaaaacaattctaaTATTCATAAAGCACAAATTTGAGTTACCCATCtgacaaaattatgaaaaattttaaagtatataaatagaattTGTTATATGTCTATAAATAATGGACCTACTGCAGAAAGGTATAGTACGAGGCGACAATCTTTCCTTCAGATTTGGTACAATATTGGTTTTGCATTAGGCATGATTAAAGGAAGTGGGTAAATGAATAATACCTAATCCTCAATCCAAGCATAGTGGGTTTGGTACTAAGCCCAAGCTGGCTTTAATTGTTTGCGGACAAACATTTGTGATTTTATCGGAGGTCACCAAAATTAGccctataaattttaataaatgacttGACATCGGGtagtttgattcaaactcaaataatttgagtcaaattcaatctaaattgcTATCAATGATAAAAGATATGGTAAACCGTGCACATGAATCTGGAATTAGGCAATGGACAAGACAAACCAATCTTAAACAGAAGGTAAActgatttaaaattaactttaattcaaaAGGTTTATTCTGAGATTAACAAATTGATACTCACAGATAGAGATTGAATCTATGTtatactcaaatttaaatatttaaatcaactCAAACTTAGATTATTTACGAGAATGATTCTAATTCTTGActcaattttgattatttaatctaaaatataatttaaattcaataaatttaggCGAAATCTAACCCTAGTGATGGGATAGTTCAAATTTTCAACTGGCAAAAACGTTTTGGGGTTGATTTTGATGGCCTCAAGGTAATGGGTCAATCTCAGTTCAtaacattttgaaaataaatgattCATTTGTTCATTTCAATGAAGCTCTAGGCCTCAACTACAAAGTTTTAGCTTTGGACCTTTCCACTGCAATTGTACGAGGAGCCCAATGTACCACCCATTCAAACGGTTGTAGATCTGATTTAAgtcaaattgatataaatttcgAATTGAGATTAATATATAACTGTAACTCccgtttaaaaattaattcgttCCTACTGAACTGTCAGTCCTCCTCCAAATGAAGACGTGTTAGGCCATTGCATTATTACAAAACGCTATCGAAACGGTCTTGTCTTGTCAGTTCGAACAAACAACAGCCTAGCAATTACCGAAAAGCGGTTCAATCAACTTGCCCAAAGAAGTCGGTTGACCGATTCCTCACACGTCTTCGTGGAAGTCTACATCATCCCGTTCAGATTTCAACAAGTGTATTTATAATTCTTTTCCAGCTGTCTTTAGTATGACCCAGGTTCTTTCCTCCTTACCCCTcctttttctaaaaatttcaaaactaacGCCAGCTCCCGTGTATTTCGGCTTTTGTGGTTGcttcaaccaattcaacgaCTGCTAATCGACGGCCAGCGTCAACTTTTTCTGTTTTCCAAACGATGTGAACCCTTGGATGTCCTTTTCAGTTTCGTGAGTTaactttattttagtttttaattaattagttgattaattaataaagtttttttttctaactttttaAACACCTCCTTTGTCTTTATGACTCTACCCAGAAAATATCGGAACCGGCCTtaaaaaaagcataaatgaCGTGTACAATGTTGATTTGATCAACCAAAATATCTGCTTAATTAACATTAAGTGAAATTGTTAACGACAGAAATCCTCTATTTAtgagtaattaaaataaatagataactGATTTGTGAAGGATCTAGAACTTAAATAACGATTCCAAAGAGAGGGTATTTTGGTAATTGACAGGGAAGAGTGAAGTCTTGAATGAGATGGCATTATTGCAATAAAAGCAAAGAACCAGGGTGAGACATAAGGTCATTGATAATTACCTTACCCGTGGTTCCGCTACCACGTCAGGTGATCAGTCTTGACAACCGAGGTTTAGATGGGGTCTAATCCCCAACAACCATCATTCCACTCGCCTCTCAGCCCGTGAAAACCACACACCACCTTTACATTACTTTTtcctaaaataatataatcataaatcataaaataaaaaaataaccagACAAAGACACGTGTAACCTCTGTTTTAAAAGGAGGGTTAAATTGATCAATGTAAGATTCAATAAACAACTCAAGtcaaattagttttaaattaacttgaattactaaatcaaatcaatctatGATCAAGCCAACTACATTTTGGTTTGatgttatcaaataaatttgtaatttagatcaaatcaagttaattacattagtttgatattattaaataagtttgtaattgttaaaactcaaacttaactttTATGAATTATAAGTTACAAGTTAAAACACTAGAAtgaatttgtttttgtgttggatttttttagtttgatatatcaacaaaataatgtgtataaataataatcacaaACTTGTATATAAACgataacatataattacatgattcgataattttaaattaaatatcaaacaatatcaatcatataataatatattgttgtttatatataaatttttgttcattatttatatataggcGAATTGATTATTTCCCACCTCAAGTTTGATGTAAACTTAAATTCTTatctgttaattattaaaaactcaaatacccattaatttattaaattttactgttattatcaaaagtaaaattgttatttaacaaaattattttaaaaaattaaaaatttataatatcttcACCCCCaagttaaaaaactaacaaattctcttatctaaagtttgaaaaatttatatttttctcttagggtttttcAGCATGCTACTGACGGCCAAAAATGGCAACAGCTCTCCCTCTCAACTTCTCTCTTAGTTTTGCTTTATTTCTAGTCAATATTGATCAAGAAAACTAGCTAACGAAGACCCTTTTTTGTCTTCAGATAAAACTAAATTACGTTTTTAATGATTGATGATAGTCGAAAATAGAGTTTGACTgcgaaaaaaatcaaaagagagagagaataccATCGTCTTCATCTCTTATTGTTAACAatggtaattaaaaaaactttaaaaaaaatattaattttcaaactttgaataaaaatataataaattttataattttttaaatattttaataaaaaataattttatttttaatcataataataaaatttaataaataaatatttaagttttcaataccAATAGGATGATTTAACCAATCTTAATATGGTAACTCAAACCACCGCCTTTACTAGGTCAAGCCCGCCCCggattaaaaatttgaaatcaattgGTTGTAACCACCTTATTCTTTAATCATATATGTATATCCTTTGGCCGACTCGGGATGGCGTGATATGCACGGACAACTAATGAGAGTGGTTCTGAATTTCCTCGTTGCCCTCTAGCCAGGCATCGGTTTCCCTATAAAATCACGCTGTTTCTCCCTAACGAAGACTCATCCAATCGTATTCCTCATCATGCTTGTTCATATGCTGAACCGCAATTATAGTCGTCTTTAAATtcgtttctttttcttcaaaagcTTAAACTTTTTTCTTCCTTGCCTCGTTCTTTCCGTTTGTCTTCGAAATCTCGATCCAATCGACCAGTCTTTAGATTGATTTCGATCTTTCATCCTTGTTAAATCTTCGATTATAGGCTCAGAATCTCTAATTCTGCATTtctttatattgaattaaagatgaCTGTAGCAGTTCTAAGCCCTCAAGACGTTCTGAAAGAGAACCGATTCTCTAAGCAGCCGTTGATCCCTAAAAACTCCTACCCTAATTCGAACAGGCCCAACCGGACGCAGTCGAACCGGAGGAAGCGAAGTCCGCCACGGAATCAAAACACGTCGCCTCCGTCCCGAGGCGAGGTGGTGGCCCCTAAACTCTCGgcgaaaaacaacctagtgatggGTCAAGTCAAGATCCTTAAACGTGGGGAGGAACTCACCAAAACAACGCCGGTTCAGGCACCAGAGCCTGTGAAAAAGACTGCCGAGAATCGTCCAGATCCAGATCTGGGATCAACGGAGAGGTTGGGACCTGATCCCCAGTCGGTACCGATTCTTAACCGACTCACTGAGTCGAAGGACCgagttttgtctttttatgCCGGATCAGCTTTTATTACCTCTCCGCCTCCTAGTTCGCTTCCCTTACCTGCGTTTTTCACGAAG is part of the Mangifera indica cultivar Alphonso chromosome 13, CATAS_Mindica_2.1, whole genome shotgun sequence genome and harbors:
- the LOC123194584 gene encoding probable receptor-like protein kinase At1g80640 produces the protein MNLLLLLILGLLVLLGQPFWIHASFLSDHPLAFSFSAPVSSPLISPVSSSMAAFSPGIQTGSDEQSRVDSHHKMIVALVVPCSALGAIILFLLCFWLYHLKCTHKSSKKNAKNPDAENGVVLSPFLGKFNSVRMVNKKGAVISFIDFKLIEKATNNFHESNILGEGGFGCVYKARLDDNLIVAVKKLDCATQDAGKEFENEVDILSNIQHPNIISLLGYSLSDETKFIVYELMHNGSLETQLHGPSQGSALTWHMRMKVALDTARGLEYLHEHCNPPVIHRDLKSSNILLDSNFNAKLSDFGLAIADGGQNKNNLKLSGTLGYVAPEYLLDGKLTDKSDVYAFGVVLLELLLGKRPVEKLAPAQCQSIVTWAMPRLTDRSKLPNIVDPVIKNTMDLKHLYQVAAVAVLCVQAEPSYRPLITDVLHSLVPLVPVELGGTLRVTPPGPPTDTTIP
- the LOC123194969 gene encoding uncharacterized protein LOC123194969; protein product: MTVAVLSPQDVLKENRFSKQPLIPKNSYPNSNRPNRTQSNRRKRSPPRNQNTSPPSRGEVVAPKLSAKNNLVMGQVKILKRGEELTKTTPVQAPEPVKKTAENRPDPDLGSTERLGPDPQSVPILNRLTESKDRVLSFYAGSAFITSPPPSSLPLPAFFTKKTVTAVKHDDATSDLRRILKLDML